A DNA window from Pseudomonas wuhanensis contains the following coding sequences:
- a CDS encoding sugar ABC transporter ATPase, which translates to MNSQSIIVPKISTLPVHEPRARAVVRWLVRKNIIKEELTTCGRTGNRMAHAIADGARAVVLHPDALPFGEPVNGLEIITKRCIYTPAKGFLEEAGCAECRKEIGEALFESLEDWMPGRTDNFTCPECGHEDDINGFLFLQECGFSNLGFIFNNWLEAGFKQDFIDEFADWLDQPVSWVKVEL; encoded by the coding sequence ATGAATTCCCAAAGCATCATCGTCCCGAAAATCTCCACCCTGCCGGTACACGAACCCCGGGCCCGGGCGGTCGTGCGTTGGCTGGTGCGCAAGAACATCATTAAAGAAGAACTGACCACCTGTGGCCGCACCGGCAATCGCATGGCCCACGCCATCGCCGACGGTGCCCGCGCCGTGGTCCTGCACCCTGACGCGCTGCCGTTCGGCGAGCCGGTCAATGGCCTGGAAATCATCACCAAGCGCTGCATCTATACACCGGCCAAGGGGTTTCTCGAAGAAGCCGGCTGCGCCGAGTGCCGCAAGGAAATCGGCGAAGCGCTGTTCGAAAGCCTGGAAGACTGGATGCCGGGGCGCACCGATAACTTCACCTGCCCTGAATGCGGGCATGAAGACGACATCAACGGGTTTCTGTTCTTGCAGGAATGCGGCTTTTCCAACCTGGGGTTCATCTTCAACAACTGGCTCGAGGCCGGGTTCAAGCAGGACTTTATCGATGAGTTTGCCGATTGGCTGGATCAACCCGTGAGCTGGGTCAAAGTCGAACTGTAA